From the Manihot esculenta cultivar AM560-2 chromosome 3, M.esculenta_v8, whole genome shotgun sequence genome, one window contains:
- the LOC110610811 gene encoding protein ECERIFERUM 26-like: MASCNDQNLVYNFKISSVGPGRITGSDVVYELSGLDLAMKLHYVKGVYFFSSQATRELNIMHIKETTFYWLNEFYMICGRFRRSEETGRPYMKCNDCGVRMVEAQCDLTIDEWLEKKDCSLNKLLVYHQPIGPELCFSPPTYLQVTKFKCGGMSLGLSWAHVLGDPFSASDCVNMWSPFFAGLKSNRPLQITKSPDRLENLEPVKQPLSMKRVNQVGDHWVTANNCKMETLSLYLTTSQVSQLLSKIWGENPIKEAPLFESLCAMMWQCIAKVREEHEPKIVTICKKDPSVPKTGILSNSQIISSVEADFSIKDSDLEKLANLLVDRAIDEKNQIEKMVEKDNGSFDYIIYGGNLTFVNFENINLYGLKWNKHKPKFVHYTIQGVGDEGAVFVLPWPEKDCDERNGKGRVVTVVLPEKEVTKLRYELKGNGLLIDGDLE; this comes from the exons ATGGCTTCATGCAATGACCAGAACTTGGTCTATAACTTCAAGATTTCATCGGTTGGACCGGGTCGAATTACCGGTTCGGATGTGGTGTACGAGCTCAGTGGGTTGGACTTGGCCATGAAGCTTCACTATGTGAAGGGTGTCTACTTCTTCAGTAGTCAAGCAACACGTGAGCTCAACATTATGCACATTAAGGAAACTACGTTCTATTGGTTGAATGAGTTCTATATGATCTGTGGGCGGTTCCGGCGATCGGAAGAGACTGGTCGACCGTACATGAAGTGTAATGACTGTGGTGTGAGGATGGTAGAGGCACAGTGTGATCTGACGATAGATGAATGGCTTGAAAAGAAGGATTGTTCTCTTAATAAGCTGCTTGTTTACCATCAACCTATTGGTCCTGAATTATGCTTCTCTCCTCCTACTTACTTGCAG gtAACTAAGTTCAAATGTGGAGGGATGTCACTGGGCTTGAGCTGGGCCCATGTACTTGGGGACCCGTTTTCTGCTTCTGATTGCGTCAACATGTGGAGCCCATTTTTTGCTGGTCTCAAATCCAATAGGCCTTTGCAAATCACAAAATCACCCGACAGGCTTGAAAACCTTGAACCAGTAAAACAACCGCTTTCAATGAAGCGGGTCAACCAGGTTGGTGACCATTGGGTAACTGCCAATAACTGTAAAATGGAAACATTGTCACTCTATTTAACTACCTCACAGGTGTCTCAGCTTCTCTCAAAAATCTGGGGTGAAAATCCTATCAAAGAAGCTCCATTGTTTGAGTCTCTTTGTGCCATGATGTGGCAATGCATAGCCAAAGTTAGAGAAGAGCATGAGCCCAAAATAGTGACTATTTGCAAAAAAGACCCTAGTGTTCCAAAAACTGGGATTTTAAGCAACAGTCAAATTATAAGTTCTGTTGAGGCAGATTTTTCAATCAAGGATTCAGATCTGGAGAAATTGGCAAATTTGCTGGTCGATCGAGCAATTGATGAGAAAAATCAAATCGAGAAAATGGTAGAGAAAGATAATGGATCCTTTGATTATATAATATATGGAGGGAATTTGACATttgtaaattttgaaaatattaatttatatggaCTGAAATGGAATAAGCATAAACCGAAATTCGTACACTATACTATTCAAGGAGTCGGAGACGAAGGTGCTGTTTTTGTGCTTCCATGGCCGGAAAAAGATTGCGACGAACGTAATGGCAAAGGAAGAGTCGTGACGGTAGTTTTGCCGGAAAAAGAGGTGACAAAGCTCAGATATGAGCTTAAGGGTAATGGTTTATTGATTGATGGTGATCTTGAATGA